The Urbifossiella limnaea genome has a window encoding:
- a CDS encoding Mov34/MPN/PAD-1 family protein, with amino-acid sequence MVLTDEVNRTLFGEYAAHRAGDRGDEEIGWVLLGVRGPDTATVLATLPAGTERDAGEAHVKFNSAAQAVASRAVRQKDRRLALLGVVHTHPGSLRHPSRGDFQGDRDWVRQLRGGEGVFAIGTADADQNADGTTVGCHPTPNTQCLGGLRFSWYTLAADAKKYQDAALELVIGPDLARDLRPVWPQFEAHAARLDRLAQQQSRVRFEVVEGKYGPALAVVVGLAEPGHGVRVVLDGPEARYVYEAGESAFQVDPEASAPDEGVYRILAELAARG; translated from the coding sequence GTGGTGCTGACCGACGAGGTGAACCGCACCCTGTTCGGCGAGTACGCTGCCCACCGCGCCGGCGACCGCGGCGACGAGGAGATCGGCTGGGTGCTGCTGGGCGTGCGCGGCCCCGACACCGCCACCGTGCTCGCCACCCTGCCGGCCGGCACCGAGCGCGACGCCGGCGAGGCGCACGTAAAGTTCAACAGCGCGGCGCAGGCGGTCGCCAGCCGGGCGGTGCGGCAGAAGGACCGACGCCTGGCGCTGCTCGGCGTGGTTCACACGCACCCGGGCAGCCTGCGGCACCCGAGCCGCGGCGACTTCCAGGGCGACCGCGACTGGGTGCGGCAGTTACGCGGCGGTGAGGGCGTGTTCGCCATCGGCACGGCGGATGCAGACCAGAACGCGGACGGCACGACAGTGGGCTGTCACCCGACGCCGAACACGCAGTGCCTCGGCGGCCTCCGCTTCAGCTGGTACACCCTGGCGGCGGACGCGAAGAAGTACCAGGACGCGGCGCTGGAACTGGTGATCGGCCCCGACCTGGCCCGCGACCTCCGCCCGGTGTGGCCGCAGTTCGAGGCACACGCCGCCCGGCTCGACCGACTGGCTCAACAGCAGAGCCGGGTGCGGTTCGAGGTGGTGGAAGGGAAGTACGGGCCGGCCCTCGCCGTGGTGGTGGGGCTGGCCGAGCCGGGGCACGGCGTCCGCGTGGTGCTGGACGGCCCCGAAGCGCGGTACGTGTACGAGGCCGGGGAGTCGGCCTTCCAGGTCGATCCCGAGGCGTCCGCCCCGGACGAGGGCGTGTACCGCATCCTGGCCGAGTTGGCCGCCCGCGGCTGA
- a CDS encoding leucyl aminopeptidase: MIPTTPIERVPATPTGVVADWLVAGVWEGEKPPTDLDAATGSLLSWLTTAGDLTGKPLELVPLLKPAGLTAQRLMLVGLGKRADATRLRFHEAGAAAARAITGKPVATLAAAAPGHGGGLSDADALHAFAVGITQGFVGPGLRKATPTRHAPNHFVLALPADCGFNPTPVVARVAAEARGLWLARELVNSPPSELFPESFAAVAAEHATAVGVEAEIWDESRLEAERMGALLAVARGSDKPPRLVILRYAGNPGGPTLALVGKGVTFDSGGLSLKATDQMVDMKCDMAGAAAVVGGVCAAAELKLPVNLLGVLALVENMPSGKAMKLGDVLTTRLGKTIEVLNTDAEGRLILADALAFAAEQKPAAMVDFATLTGACMIALGPHVSGLMTNNDPWGDRVLAAAGRAGERAWKLPMDAHYDDMIRSKVADMRNTGGSRYGGAITAAKLLQQFVGDVPWAHLDIAGPAWSEGESAAADAGGTGCMVRTIVELARGGVS; the protein is encoded by the coding sequence ATGATCCCCACCACGCCGATCGAACGGGTTCCCGCCACGCCGACGGGCGTCGTCGCCGACTGGCTCGTCGCCGGCGTCTGGGAGGGTGAGAAGCCGCCTACCGACCTCGACGCCGCGACCGGCAGCCTGCTGTCGTGGCTCACCACCGCCGGCGACCTGACCGGGAAGCCGCTCGAACTCGTGCCGCTGCTGAAGCCCGCCGGGCTGACGGCGCAACGGCTCATGCTCGTCGGCCTGGGCAAGCGTGCGGACGCGACGCGCCTCCGCTTCCACGAGGCGGGTGCCGCCGCGGCGCGGGCCATCACCGGGAAGCCGGTGGCGACGCTCGCCGCGGCCGCGCCCGGTCACGGCGGCGGCCTGAGCGACGCCGACGCGCTGCACGCCTTCGCCGTGGGCATCACTCAAGGCTTCGTCGGCCCCGGCCTCCGCAAGGCAACACCGACGCGGCACGCGCCCAACCACTTCGTCCTCGCCCTGCCCGCCGACTGCGGCTTCAACCCCACGCCGGTCGTGGCCCGCGTCGCCGCCGAGGCCCGCGGGCTGTGGCTGGCCCGGGAACTGGTGAACTCGCCGCCGTCGGAGCTGTTCCCCGAGTCGTTCGCCGCCGTCGCCGCCGAGCACGCCACGGCCGTGGGTGTGGAAGCCGAAATCTGGGACGAATCGCGGCTCGAAGCGGAGCGGATGGGCGCCCTGCTCGCCGTCGCGCGCGGCTCCGACAAGCCGCCGCGGCTCGTGATCCTGCGCTACGCCGGCAACCCCGGCGGGCCGACGCTCGCTCTCGTCGGCAAGGGCGTGACGTTCGACAGCGGCGGGCTGTCGCTGAAGGCGACGGACCAGATGGTGGACATGAAGTGCGACATGGCCGGCGCCGCGGCCGTGGTCGGCGGCGTGTGCGCGGCGGCGGAACTCAAACTGCCGGTGAACCTGCTCGGCGTGCTGGCGCTGGTCGAGAACATGCCGTCGGGCAAGGCGATGAAGCTCGGCGACGTGCTGACGACGCGGCTCGGCAAGACCATCGAGGTGCTGAACACCGACGCCGAGGGGCGGCTCATCCTCGCCGACGCGCTCGCCTTCGCGGCCGAGCAGAAGCCCGCGGCGATGGTCGACTTCGCCACGCTGACCGGGGCGTGCATGATCGCCCTGGGGCCGCACGTGTCCGGGCTGATGACGAACAACGACCCGTGGGGCGACCGCGTGCTCGCGGCCGCCGGCCGCGCCGGCGAGCGGGCGTGGAAGCTGCCGATGGACGCGCACTACGACGACATGATCCGCAGCAAGGTCGCCGACATGCGGAACACCGGCGGCAGCCGCTACGGCGGCGCGATCACCGCGGCGAAGCTGCTGCAACAGTTCGTCGGCGACGTGCCGTGGGCTCACCTCGACATCGCCGGCCCGGCGTGGTCCGAGGGGGAGTCGGCTGCCGCGGACGCCGGCGGCACGGGGTGCATGGTGCGGACGATCGTGGAGTTGGCGCGCGGCGGTGTGTCGTAG
- a CDS encoding PhoPQ-activated pathogenicity-related family protein, with protein MNVTRALIALLLAALALAPAPAQPKAEPPAPPAALTDYVSREDKSFAWKLADKTVTDAGTVYTIDLVSQTWHDIKWEHKLQVIVPAGMNPQKSMMLWNQGGRPGPTSALLGLEMAKRVGAPVAFLFGVPNQPLFGGKTEDALIAETFVRYLDTKDATWPLLFPMVKSVIRAMDALQAFAREHLGVELTGFVVTGASKRGWTSWLTAATGDPRVKAIAPLVIDTLNFPVQVRNQLAAFGRPSEMVKDYTNRGLIPIPNTPEATQLWQMVDPWVYRSRVRVPKLIINGTNDPYWPLDALNTYWDDLQGEKYLLYVPNAGHDLRETDKDGRKELLPQRAVNALSAFTKAKVFGKAMPALTWKEVAPAATTLAVGFESDTKMKGVRLWGATAPTRDFRKARWESAPPAGMIWTKGEATFAVPESGSLKAGFVEAEYELDGQPFSLTTQLRILEPKK; from the coding sequence GTGAACGTGACCCGCGCCCTCATCGCGCTCCTCCTCGCGGCACTCGCACTGGCCCCGGCGCCGGCGCAGCCGAAGGCCGAGCCGCCCGCCCCGCCGGCGGCGCTCACCGACTACGTGAGCCGCGAGGACAAGTCGTTCGCGTGGAAGCTCGCCGACAAGACCGTCACCGACGCCGGCACCGTGTACACGATCGACCTCGTGTCGCAGACGTGGCACGACATCAAGTGGGAGCACAAGCTGCAGGTGATTGTCCCGGCCGGGATGAACCCGCAGAAGTCGATGATGCTGTGGAACCAGGGCGGCCGCCCCGGCCCCACCTCGGCGCTCCTCGGGCTGGAAATGGCGAAGCGCGTCGGGGCGCCGGTGGCGTTCCTGTTCGGCGTGCCGAACCAGCCGCTGTTCGGGGGCAAGACCGAGGACGCGCTCATCGCCGAAACGTTCGTCCGCTACCTCGACACGAAGGACGCCACCTGGCCGCTGCTGTTCCCGATGGTGAAGTCGGTGATCCGCGCGATGGACGCGCTGCAGGCGTTCGCGCGGGAGCACCTGGGCGTCGAGCTGACCGGGTTCGTGGTGACCGGCGCGAGCAAGCGGGGCTGGACGAGCTGGCTGACGGCCGCGACCGGCGACCCGCGGGTGAAGGCGATCGCCCCGCTGGTGATCGACACGCTGAACTTCCCGGTGCAGGTGCGGAACCAGCTTGCGGCGTTCGGCCGACCGAGCGAGATGGTGAAGGACTACACCAACCGCGGCCTGATCCCGATCCCCAACACGCCGGAGGCGACGCAGCTGTGGCAGATGGTGGACCCGTGGGTGTACCGCAGCCGGGTGCGGGTGCCGAAGCTCATCATCAACGGCACGAACGATCCGTACTGGCCGCTGGACGCGCTCAATACCTACTGGGACGACCTGCAGGGCGAGAAGTACCTGCTGTACGTCCCGAACGCCGGCCACGACCTGCGCGAGACGGACAAGGACGGCAGGAAGGAGCTGCTGCCGCAGCGGGCGGTGAACGCGCTGTCGGCGTTCACCAAGGCCAAGGTGTTTGGCAAGGCGATGCCGGCTCTGACGTGGAAGGAGGTCGCGCCAGCCGCCACCACACTCGCCGTCGGGTTCGAGTCGGACACGAAGATGAAGGGCGTGCGGCTCTGGGGTGCGACCGCCCCGACCAGGGACTTCCGCAAGGCCCGCTGGGAGTCCGCTCCGCCCGCCGGCATGATCTGGACCAAGGGCGAGGCGACGTTCGCGGTCCCGGAGTCGGGATCGTTGAAGGCCGGGTTCGTCGAGGCCGAATACGAGTTGGACGGGCAGCCGTTCTCACTGACGACGCAACTCCGCATCCTGGAACCGAAGAAGTGA
- a CDS encoding aspartate aminotransferase family protein: protein MPAAAVRPLVDRYTAEFPGSKARFEQAKGIFPCGVTHDTRMMDPFPVYVTHAAGAHKWDVDGHKLTDYFVGHGSLLLGHSPPDVVAAVQTQMAKGTHHGSCHDLEIAWGRLVQQLVPSAERVRFTGSGTEATLMALRLSRLFTGRPKFLKFLGHFHGWHDTVTVGSDPPYDGAAAPGVPEGVAALCVAVPPNDLNRVEAALKADDGIGAVILEPTGGHWGAVPIRGDFLKGLRDICTRLGRVLIFDEVITGFRVAPGGAQGFYGVTPDLTSMAKILAGGLPGGCLAGRADILAYIEPRPGKPKMKHPGTYNANPLSAAAGVAMLTRVATGEPGRLANAAAVRLRNGLNELFESHGWPMVAYGDFSMVRVVFDYHGPRPATDAGVNDGLIPYDGDLEKLDGPKNAKQSNALRQAMLLNGVDWWGTAAMTSSAHTEDVTDHTLAAFEAAVEDLRAEGFA from the coding sequence ATGCCCGCCGCGGCCGTCCGCCCGCTCGTCGACCGGTACACCGCCGAGTTCCCCGGCTCGAAGGCCCGTTTCGAGCAGGCGAAGGGCATCTTCCCCTGCGGCGTCACCCACGACACGCGGATGATGGACCCGTTCCCCGTCTACGTCACCCACGCCGCGGGGGCGCACAAGTGGGACGTGGACGGCCACAAGCTCACCGACTACTTCGTCGGCCACGGGTCGTTGTTGCTCGGCCACTCGCCGCCGGACGTGGTCGCGGCCGTGCAAACACAGATGGCGAAGGGGACGCACCACGGCTCGTGTCACGACCTGGAAATCGCGTGGGGCCGGCTCGTGCAGCAGCTGGTGCCGTCGGCGGAGCGGGTGCGGTTCACCGGCAGCGGCACCGAGGCCACGCTCATGGCCCTGCGGCTCTCGCGGCTGTTCACCGGGCGGCCGAAGTTCCTCAAATTCCTCGGCCACTTCCACGGCTGGCACGACACTGTGACCGTCGGCTCCGACCCGCCCTACGACGGCGCCGCGGCGCCGGGCGTGCCCGAAGGCGTGGCCGCGCTCTGCGTAGCCGTCCCGCCGAACGACCTGAACCGCGTCGAGGCGGCGCTGAAGGCCGACGACGGCATCGGCGCCGTGATCCTGGAACCGACCGGCGGCCACTGGGGCGCCGTGCCGATCCGCGGCGATTTCCTGAAGGGGCTGCGCGACATCTGCACCCGCCTCGGCCGCGTGCTCATCTTCGACGAGGTGATTACCGGCTTCCGCGTGGCCCCCGGGGGGGCGCAGGGCTTCTACGGCGTCACGCCCGACCTCACGTCGATGGCGAAGATCCTGGCGGGCGGCCTCCCCGGCGGCTGCCTCGCGGGCCGTGCCGACATCCTGGCCTACATCGAGCCGCGGCCCGGCAAGCCGAAGATGAAGCACCCCGGCACGTACAACGCGAACCCGCTGTCGGCCGCGGCCGGGGTCGCCATGCTCACCCGCGTCGCCACCGGCGAGCCCGGCCGGCTGGCGAACGCGGCCGCGGTCCGGTTGCGGAACGGGTTGAACGAGCTGTTCGAGTCGCACGGCTGGCCGATGGTCGCCTACGGCGACTTCTCGATGGTCCGCGTCGTGTTCGACTACCACGGCCCGCGCCCGGCCACCGACGCGGGCGTGAACGACGGCCTGATCCCCTACGACGGCGACCTGGAGAAGCTGGACGGGCCGAAGAACGCGAAGCAGTCGAACGCCCTGCGGCAGGCGATGCTGCTGAACGGCGTGGACTGGTGGGGCACCGCCGCGATGACGAGCAGCGCCCACACCGAGGACGTGACCGACCACACCCTCGCGGCGTTCGAGGCGGCGGTCGAAGACCTGCGGGCGGAGGGGTTCGCGTGA
- a CDS encoding DUF1015 domain-containing protein has protein sequence MAEIRGFRGFRYDLGTVGSLSDVVAPPYDVIGPELQQKLYDLSPHNAIRLELTKDEPGDDESENKYTRAGQTLRNWIAEDALRQDTARSLYVYEQEFEAEGKTYTRRGFFARVRLEPFGTGRIFPHEQTMSGPKADRLKLYQATGFNLSPVFGLYPDPEIEVFRVLEPFTRKGPPLVAKDHLGVTSRLWVITDTQAISAVIGLMGPKPVFIADGHHRYETGLKYAEEQGATDPEAPANYCLMMLVSMGDPGLIILPTHRLVSGLPAVTAAQVEAALGEHFEVVGRFDNAEECWEHLEMDGGQDVLGFGTVADGKWFAAKLRDPAVMAGLAPEQSAEWQGLGVSILHKLVLEKQLAALGTPSLTFVHLVKEVTDAVAAKACQLAVLVPPATMEHVEEIAGNREKMPQKSTYFYPKLLTGLVFNSLKKD, from the coding sequence ATGGCCGAGATTCGTGGGTTCCGCGGGTTCCGCTACGACCTGGGCACGGTCGGGTCGCTCTCCGACGTGGTGGCCCCGCCCTACGACGTGATCGGCCCGGAGCTGCAACAGAAGCTCTACGACCTGAGCCCGCACAACGCCATCCGCCTGGAACTGACGAAGGACGAGCCCGGCGACGACGAGAGCGAGAACAAGTACACCCGCGCCGGCCAGACGCTCCGCAACTGGATCGCCGAGGACGCCCTGCGGCAGGACACGGCCCGGTCGCTGTACGTGTACGAGCAGGAGTTCGAGGCCGAGGGGAAGACGTACACCCGCCGCGGCTTCTTCGCCCGCGTCCGCCTCGAACCGTTCGGCACGGGTCGCATCTTCCCGCACGAACAGACGATGAGCGGCCCGAAGGCCGACCGGCTGAAGCTGTACCAGGCGACGGGGTTCAACCTGTCGCCGGTGTTCGGCCTGTACCCCGACCCGGAGATCGAAGTCTTCCGGGTGCTGGAGCCGTTCACGCGGAAGGGGCCGCCGCTGGTGGCGAAGGACCACCTGGGCGTGACGAGCCGGCTGTGGGTGATTACCGACACGCAGGCGATCAGCGCCGTCATCGGCCTGATGGGGCCGAAGCCGGTGTTCATCGCCGACGGCCACCACCGCTACGAGACGGGCCTGAAGTACGCCGAGGAGCAGGGCGCGACCGACCCCGAGGCGCCGGCGAACTACTGCCTGATGATGCTGGTGAGCATGGGCGACCCCGGCCTCATCATCCTGCCGACGCACCGGCTCGTGAGCGGGCTTCCCGCGGTCACGGCGGCGCAGGTGGAGGCTGCGCTGGGCGAGCACTTCGAGGTAGTCGGCCGGTTCGACAACGCCGAGGAGTGCTGGGAGCACCTGGAGATGGACGGCGGCCAGGACGTACTCGGGTTCGGGACCGTGGCCGACGGGAAGTGGTTCGCCGCGAAGCTGCGCGACCCCGCGGTGATGGCCGGGCTGGCGCCGGAGCAGTCGGCCGAGTGGCAGGGGCTCGGCGTCAGCATCCTGCACAAGCTGGTGCTGGAGAAGCAACTCGCGGCGCTCGGCACGCCGTCGCTGACGTTCGTCCACCTCGTGAAGGAGGTGACGGACGCGGTCGCGGCAAAGGCGTGTCAGCTGGCCGTGCTGGTGCCGCCGGCGACCATGGAACACGTCGAGGAGATCGCCGGTAACCGCGAGAAGATGCCGCAGAAGTCGACGTACTTCTACCCGAAGCTGCTGACGGGGCTCGTGTTCAATTCGCTGAAGAAGGACTGA
- the hpnC gene encoding squalene synthase HpnC codes for MSWDFARELARWGPASGPRQRAVPESDSGAQKQPAGAGRSPTLAQARAYCAHVARSHYENFTVVSALLPRRLVRHFHAVYAYCRWSDDLADETSGGQVALDLLAWWRCELLTCYRGTPTHPVMVALRETIRRFDIPAEPFLDLLSAFEQDQIIKRYDTFAQLRDYCRRSADPVGRLVLYLFGCFSPERAALSDEVCTGLQLANFWQDVARDFAIGRVYLPAEDRARLGYADDELDARRCTPAFRDLMRFEVERARGYFDRGAKLLPLLPREARVDIDLFIAGGRAILRAVERQGYDVWARRPEVGKGEKVKLLLGAAWRWWVS; via the coding sequence GTGAGCTGGGACTTCGCGCGGGAGCTGGCGCGGTGGGGGCCGGCGAGCGGCCCGCGTCAGCGGGCTGTTCCTGAGAGCGACAGCGGCGCTCAGAAACAGCCCGCTGGCGCGGGCCGCTCGCCGACTTTGGCGCAGGCCCGCGCCTACTGCGCTCACGTCGCCCGGTCGCACTACGAGAACTTCACCGTCGTGTCGGCGCTGCTGCCGCGGCGGCTCGTGCGGCACTTCCACGCCGTCTACGCCTACTGCCGCTGGTCCGACGATCTCGCCGACGAAACCAGCGGCGGCCAGGTCGCGCTCGACCTCCTCGCGTGGTGGCGCTGCGAACTCCTCACCTGCTATCGTGGCACGCCCACGCACCCCGTGATGGTCGCTCTCCGCGAAACCATCCGCCGCTTCGACATCCCCGCGGAGCCGTTCCTGGATTTGCTCTCTGCCTTCGAGCAGGACCAGATCATCAAGCGGTACGACACCTTCGCGCAACTGCGTGACTACTGCCGCCGCTCCGCCGACCCCGTCGGCCGGCTGGTGCTGTACCTGTTCGGCTGCTTCAGTCCCGAGCGGGCGGCGCTGTCCGACGAGGTGTGTACCGGCCTGCAGCTCGCCAACTTCTGGCAGGACGTGGCCCGCGACTTCGCCATCGGTCGCGTCTACCTGCCGGCCGAGGACCGCGCCCGCCTCGGGTACGCCGACGACGAGTTGGATGCCAGGCGGTGTACGCCGGCGTTCCGCGATCTGATGCGCTTCGAGGTCGAGCGCGCCCGCGGCTACTTCGACCGCGGCGCGAAGCTGCTGCCGCTGCTGCCGCGCGAGGCGCGGGTGGACATCGACCTGTTCATCGCCGGCGGCCGGGCGATCCTGCGGGCCGTCGAGCGGCAGGGGTACGACGTGTGGGCGCGGCGGCCCGAGGTGGGGAAGGGCGAGAAGGTGAAGTTGTTACTGGGCGCCGCGTGGCGGTGGTGGGTGTCATAG
- a CDS encoding DUF1559 domain-containing protein translates to MSPHARSGPRRGFTLIELLVVIAIIAILIGLLLPAVQKVREAAARAKCANNLKQIGIALHAHHDTKGTFPPGGMQTGNNGTACYTNWAIEALPFMEQQALYTRYNQLRVNTDTANYNALANTRVATYECPSDLLAGRSAAPASGPDTSRQWAHGSYRAVSGKVQYAVSWGCWDTFEPNNWPGAKFDRAYAGVLHGTGAAYNGVPAQSGGAAGGVAAQMGGPERMASVIDGTSNTLLVGECTFADVPRRATFWAYTYASYNQSSIGPQSFHLMNRYGNGTAGSGCYTPTTMYGDQMCKRNFSSNHTNVINFCMADGSVRVINTSVDMTLLGNAATFSGGEVAVP, encoded by the coding sequence ATGTCTCCACACGCACGGTCCGGCCCGCGCCGCGGGTTCACGCTCATCGAGTTGCTGGTCGTTATCGCCATCATCGCCATCCTGATCGGCCTGCTGCTGCCGGCCGTGCAGAAGGTCCGTGAGGCCGCCGCCCGCGCCAAGTGCGCGAACAACCTGAAGCAGATCGGTATCGCCCTGCACGCGCACCACGACACGAAGGGGACGTTCCCCCCGGGCGGGATGCAGACCGGCAACAACGGCACCGCCTGCTACACCAACTGGGCCATCGAGGCGCTGCCGTTCATGGAGCAGCAGGCACTCTACACCCGGTACAACCAACTCCGCGTCAACACCGACACCGCGAACTACAACGCGCTCGCCAACACCCGGGTGGCCACCTACGAGTGCCCGTCGGACCTGCTGGCCGGCCGGTCGGCCGCCCCGGCGAGCGGGCCGGACACGTCGCGGCAGTGGGCGCACGGGAGCTACCGCGCCGTGTCCGGGAAGGTGCAGTACGCGGTGTCGTGGGGGTGCTGGGACACGTTCGAGCCGAACAACTGGCCGGGCGCGAAGTTCGACCGGGCCTACGCCGGCGTCCTGCACGGCACCGGCGCCGCATACAACGGCGTGCCGGCGCAGAGCGGCGGCGCGGCGGGCGGCGTGGCCGCGCAGATGGGCGGCCCCGAGCGGATGGCGTCCGTCATCGACGGCACCAGCAACACGCTCCTGGTCGGCGAGTGCACCTTCGCCGACGTGCCCCGGCGGGCGACGTTCTGGGCGTACACCTACGCCTCGTACAACCAGTCGAGCATCGGGCCGCAGAGCTTCCACCTGATGAACCGGTACGGGAACGGCACCGCCGGCAGCGGGTGCTACACGCCGACGACCATGTACGGCGACCAGATGTGCAAGCGGAACTTCAGCAGCAACCACACCAACGTCATCAACTTCTGCATGGCCGACGGGTCGGTGCGGGTCATCAACACCAGCGTGGACATGACGCTGCTCGGCAACGCCGCCACCTTCTCCGGCGGCGAGGTGGCCGTCCCGTGA
- a CDS encoding carboxypeptidase regulatory-like domain-containing protein, giving the protein MNHPLLSRTAVPLALAALLAAAGCGGDGPKLAPVSGFVKVDDQPYPNAVVSFQPVGTKENPSPGRGSSAVTDSNGHYTLYVDTGERGAVVGKHKVRIQTKRDDPAAFYDPTVGSDDRGAAPVPKKGGKVDPIPAEWYSDKGGKDYDVPAGGTEQANFDITSIHAAQKK; this is encoded by the coding sequence GTGAACCACCCCCTCCTCTCCCGGACGGCCGTGCCGCTCGCCCTGGCCGCGCTCCTCGCCGCAGCCGGGTGCGGCGGCGACGGGCCGAAGTTGGCCCCCGTCTCCGGCTTCGTCAAAGTCGACGACCAGCCGTACCCGAACGCCGTCGTGTCGTTCCAGCCGGTCGGCACGAAGGAGAACCCGTCGCCGGGCCGCGGGTCGAGCGCCGTCACCGACTCGAACGGCCACTACACGCTATACGTGGACACCGGCGAGCGCGGGGCCGTGGTGGGCAAGCACAAGGTCCGCATCCAGACGAAGCGCGACGACCCCGCGGCCTTCTACGACCCGACCGTCGGCTCGGACGACCGCGGCGCCGCGCCGGTCCCGAAGAAGGGCGGCAAGGTGGACCCGATCCCGGCCGAGTGGTACTCGGACAAGGGCGGCAAGGACTACGACGTGCCCGCCGGCGGCACCGAGCAGGCCAACTTCGACATCACCTCGATCCACGCCGCGCAGAAGAAGTGA
- a CDS encoding alpha/beta hydrolase — MTLPLPGGGELVGDYLPCHAGPADFAVLWVHGFGSHRGGEKAAAVRDECARRGWAFAAFDFRAHGASSGAVLELTATGLLADLDAAAEFLAGRGHTRLGLVGSSMGGFASAWWALDNPNSVVGCVLLAPAFGFVPSRWDRLTKAERDDWKRTGRLRIKNKWIDTEIGYALAEERDRFRPADLARRWRAPALVFHGVADDTVPYAGSLDFLRDAAGSAVEVRLFKDGDHRLTAYKDEIAAEAGRFFTRLLSPTPGAST; from the coding sequence GTGACCCTCCCACTGCCCGGCGGCGGGGAGCTGGTCGGCGACTACCTGCCGTGCCACGCCGGCCCCGCCGACTTCGCCGTGCTGTGGGTCCACGGGTTCGGCAGCCACCGCGGCGGCGAGAAGGCCGCGGCCGTGCGCGACGAGTGCGCCCGCCGCGGCTGGGCGTTCGCCGCCTTCGACTTCCGCGCCCACGGCGCCTCGTCCGGCGCCGTACTGGAACTGACGGCAACCGGGCTGCTCGCCGACCTGGACGCGGCCGCGGAGTTCCTCGCGGGTAGGGGGCACACGCGGCTCGGCCTCGTGGGGTCGAGCATGGGCGGGTTCGCGTCGGCGTGGTGGGCACTCGACAACCCGAACTCGGTAGTCGGCTGCGTGCTGCTGGCGCCGGCGTTCGGCTTCGTCCCGAGCCGGTGGGACCGGCTGACGAAGGCCGAACGCGACGACTGGAAGCGGACCGGCCGGCTGCGGATCAAGAACAAGTGGATCGACACCGAGATCGGCTACGCCCTGGCCGAGGAGCGCGACCGCTTCCGCCCCGCCGACCTGGCCAGGCGGTGGCGGGCGCCGGCGCTCGTGTTCCACGGCGTCGCCGACGACACGGTGCCCTACGCTGGCAGTCTCGACTTCCTCCGCGACGCGGCCGGTTCGGCCGTGGAGGTGCGACTGTTCAAGGACGGCGACCACCGCCTGACCGCGTACAAGGACGAGATCGCCGCCGAGGCCGGGCGGTTCTTCACCCGGCTGCTGTCTCCTACTCCCGGAGCCTCGACGTGA
- a CDS encoding HesA/MoeB/ThiF family protein: MHVFQVGAGSGGIVVLDLVARDPRVTRLTLVEPDTYKPHNVYRHVLPPAAVGRLKAELAAEWVRERRPDVTVDAVVADLTDPTRADDFHRFAEACDVGVCAVDNEPAKFAFDALMRAAGKPWTLGEVLSGGIGGWVHRFAPGGACYGCVAAHLRRSVTEEAPAPAPDYSDPGGAAQETTVPASRASIAVIASLHATLTLDVLGGTPPPDFTSLLFTLAAVPGVFDAAYRPYRFAIQKAAACLVCAARPAPAGEELDVALDEALARLGDN; encoded by the coding sequence ATGCACGTCTTCCAGGTCGGCGCCGGCAGCGGCGGCATTGTCGTCCTCGACCTCGTGGCCCGCGACCCGCGAGTCACCCGCCTCACCCTCGTCGAGCCGGACACCTACAAGCCGCACAACGTCTACCGCCATGTGCTCCCGCCCGCGGCCGTCGGCCGGTTGAAGGCCGAGCTGGCCGCCGAGTGGGTCCGCGAGCGCCGGCCCGACGTGACGGTCGACGCCGTCGTCGCCGACCTGACCGACCCGACCCGCGCCGACGACTTCCACCGGTTCGCAGAGGCGTGTGACGTCGGCGTGTGCGCCGTGGACAACGAGCCGGCGAAGTTCGCGTTCGACGCCTTGATGCGCGCCGCCGGCAAGCCCTGGACGCTCGGGGAAGTCCTGAGCGGCGGCATCGGCGGCTGGGTTCACCGATTCGCGCCCGGCGGCGCCTGCTACGGCTGCGTCGCCGCCCACCTCCGGCGCAGCGTGACGGAAGAAGCCCCGGCCCCCGCGCCCGACTACTCCGACCCCGGCGGCGCCGCTCAGGAAACGACCGTGCCCGCGAGCCGGGCGAGCATCGCAGTCATCGCGTCGCTGCACGCCACACTCACACTCGACGTGCTCGGCGGCACGCCGCCGCCCGACTTCACCAGCCTGCTGTTCACCCTGGCGGCGGTGCCGGGGGTGTTCGACGCGGCGTACCGGCCGTACCGGTTCGCCATCCAAAAGGCGGCCGCGTGCCTGGTGTGCGCGGCCCGACCCGCCCCGGCCGGGGAGGAGCTCGATGTGGCCCTGGATGAAGCGCTGGCTCGACTGGGTGACAACTGA